Proteins from a single region of Dictyostelium discoideum AX4 chromosome 5 chromosome, whole genome shotgun sequence:
- the tgrM2 gene encoding IPT/TIG domain-containing protein, with protein MKILYLLVIISFFNLIKAGFNVSVEGKKLVYVGSKVDKFLTNIILTDKSCPTVKILFTCTRKGKDGCICKSKDLDFTKLIGSTLTFNGKYMDGKDKTTEHPMIGLPIPPPRDLKFTPSTEPGLSLVTGNFLRFGYDVKTLNVIIGGKTKKLNLDPPIPKDATKFNVKNLGGSGSFSVQLGTSTFKLNFAAPSIHKIESSSNGQFKISGSNFYTDKRLIKIELGSQVLTASSIVSVNNDLIVFNYEPKLTQSLSVKVDVNGLSSSLSQLKFTPLPLSINSVPVIGGVVTITGKCLKGASGDTSKTSITIGSYHCDIISQISSEIICKLPHSTAKGGIKKLKVSINIDNISNSNVLEYSYGIPKILNIKQTGTNFTIEGTSLGTMGTSKIIITDQKNQENTISPTDDDNAQNVLVFTLPSKIFSGSFVVSNNKDISNKLDFTTTPVLTEPLTLAPTEGGPFEISGFYLNPSGVKPSIQIENTGKTNPIECTDVIIDVSKLSCTLSSGTGNKMVAVVTFGTHKPYRIAFSYQPPFELEPTQKENILEIKGRNLGSDASLVELTLNNGAIKADSLENGVASFTLPETAKFDNNAIIVVDGLSSDSNGFKISILPICKSISSINTDGGSVSIVGSFFDSKSTITIMVGEKSCDSVSISSPTTLECMAPKGSGKNNLVILIVDDVQLPSPLTLSYNPPTILSTTKVDQIKGGNVTITGTNFAENELNSITIDSRNCGDIVVFDSNKLECFLEPLIVTNDTITSDKPKSFINVTINGQSVGDTIFEWSPPETETPFETISPSPSLSASLSPSLSPSLSPSLSPSLSPSLSPFISKSPSPSVNPKSTTPIPNGNNKTNTNNNNHSENDENNHSNNFKFCQLFSLVLFLILIILFV; from the exons atgaaaatactatatttattggtaattatatctttttttaatttaattaaggCTGGAT ttaATGTTTCTGTTGAAGGAAAGAAATTAGTATATGTTGGAAGTAAAGTTGATAAATTCTTAACAAATATTATATTGACAGATAAGAGTTGTCCAACTGTAAAAATATTGTTTACATGTACTAGAAAGGGTAAAGATGGTTGTATTTGTAAATCAAAAGATTTAgattttacaaaattaattggttCAACTCTTACATTCAATGGGAAATATATGGATGGAAAAGATAAAACAACTGAGCATCCAATGATTGGTTTGCCAATACCTCCGCCAAGAGATTTGAAATTTACACCATCAACTGAACCTGGGTTATCATTGGTAACTGGTAATTTTTTGAGATTTGGGTATGAtgtaaaaactttaaatgtaattattggtggtaaaaccaaaaaattaaatttagatcCACCAATTCCAAAAGATGCAACTAAATTTAATGTTAAAAACTTGGGTGGATCTGGTTCATTCAGTGTTCAATTGGGAACTTCAACcttcaaattaaattttgctGCCCCGTCTATCcataaaattgaatcatcatcaaatggtCAATTTAAAATAAGTGGTTCTAATTTTTACACTGATAAAAGATTAATAAAGATTGAGTTGGGAAGTCAAGTATTAACAGCTTCATCAATTGTATCagttaataatgatttaattgtatttaattATGAACCAAAATTAACCCAATCCTTATCTGTTAAAGTTGATGTGAATGGTTTATCTTCATCTCTTTCTCAACTAAAGTTTACTCCTTTACCTTTATCAATAAATTCCGTTCCAGTGATTGGTGGTGTTGTAACAATAACTGGTAAATGCTTAAAGGGTGCATCAGGTGATACATCAAAAACCTCTATTACCATTGGATCTTATCATTGTGATATTATTAGCCAAATTTCAAGtgaaattatttgtaaattacCACACTCTACTGCAAAAggtggaataaaaaaattgaaggtttcaattaatattgataatatttccAATTCCAATGTTTTAGAATATTCCTATGGTAttccaaaaattttaaatattaagcAAACTGGTACTAACTTTACAATTGAAGGAACAAGTCTTGGTACGATGGGTacttcaaaaattattatcactgatcaaaaaaatcaagaaaaCACCATTAGTCCaactgatgatgataatgctCAGAATGTTTTGGTATTTACCCTACCTTCAAAAATTTTCAGTGGCAGTTTTGTtgtttctaataataaagatatttcaaataaacttGATTTTACCACAACTCCAGTTTTAACTGAACCATTAACACTTGCCCCAACGGAAGGTGGACCATTTGAAATATCtggattttatttgaatccaTCAGGTGTTAAACCAAGTattcaaattgaaaatacaGGTAAAACCAATCCAATTGAATGTACAGATGTAATTATTGATGTTTCAAAACTTTCATGTACTCTTTCTTCTGGTACTGGTAATAAAATGGTTGCCGTTGTAACTTTTGGTACTCATAAACCATATAGAATTGCTTTTAGTTATCAACCACCATTTGAACTTGAACCAAcccaaaaagaaaatattttagaGATTAAGGGTAGAAACCTTGGTTCTGATGCATCACTTGTGGAATTAACTTTAAACAATGGCGCTATTAAAGCAGATTCACTTGAAAATGGTGTAGCATCATTCACACTTCCAGAAACAGCTAAATTTGATAACAATGccattattgttgttgatggtttATCTAGTGATTCTAATGGTTTCAAAATTTCAATTCTTCCAATTTGCAAATCAATCTCTTCTATAAATACAGATGGCGGTAGTGTTTCAATTGTTGGTTCTTTCTTTGATagtaaatcaacaattactATAATGGTTGGTGAAAAGTCATGTGACTCTGTTTCTATATCCAGTCCAACAACATTAGAATGTATGGCACCAAAAGGTAGTGGAAAAAATAATCTAGTTATATTAATTGTAGACGATGTACAACTCCCATCTCCATTAACCCTTTCATACAATCCACCAACTATTTTATCCACTACAAAAGTTGACCAAATTAAAGGTGGTAATGTTACAATAACTGGAACCAATTTTGCAGAGAATGAATTAAACAGTATTACAATTGATTCTAGAAACTGTGGTGATATAGTTGTTTTCGATTCTAATAAACTTGAATGTTTTTTAGAACCATTAATTGTAACAAATGATACCATTACAAGTGATAAACCAAAGTCATTCATAAACGTAACTATAAATGGCCAATCTGTTGGTGATACAATTTTTGAATGGAGTCCACCAGAAACTGAAACACCGTTTGAAACAATTTCTCCATCACCATCTTTGTCTGCATCTTTATCACCATCTTTATCTCCATCTTTATCACCATCTTTATCTCCATCTTTATCTCCATCTTTGTCTCCATTTATTTCTAAATCTCCATCTCCCTCTGTAAatccaaaatcaacaactcCAATtccaaatggtaataataaaaccaataccaataataataatcattccgaaaatgatgaaaataatcactctaataattttaaattttgccAATTATTTTCtcttgttttatttttaattttaattattttgtttgtttaa